In Bacteroidales bacterium, one genomic interval encodes:
- a CDS encoding Rrf2 family transcriptional regulator, with protein sequence MLFNKTTEYAFRIFAFMAMDREKLYRADEIYEQLNIPERYLKRLLTGLSKTGLMESVQGNKGGFRLNKNPETISLLDIANATDSYQDKSLCFFGFKECRFGKTKCYMHEKWIGIIEGIENLLRSTKLSDLTDHETQKYITEKMQLLNKN encoded by the coding sequence ATGCTGTTTAATAAAACTACCGAATACGCCTTCCGGATTTTTGCTTTTATGGCAATGGACCGCGAAAAACTATACCGTGCCGATGAAATCTATGAACAATTGAATATTCCCGAAAGATACCTCAAGCGGCTTCTTACCGGTTTATCAAAAACCGGGTTGATGGAAAGTGTCCAGGGAAACAAGGGTGGATTCCGGTTAAACAAAAATCCTGAAACTATTTCATTGCTTGATATTGCAAATGCCACAGATTCTTACCAGGATAAAAGCCTTTGTTTTTTCGGTTTCAAAGAATGCAGATTCGGCAAAACCAAGTGCTATATGCATGAAAAATGGATTGGTATAATTGAGGGAATTGAAAACCTGCTGAGATCAACAAAACTTTCGGATCTGACCGATCATGAAACCCAAAAATATATCACTGAGAAAATGCAATTACTTAATAAAAATTAA
- a CDS encoding cbb3-type cytochrome c oxidase subunit I, whose amino-acid sequence MNFKDTLLNGNEGLFKPASLTPMQKLALRFVVTGILFYGLTALEGMIMRVYQVKPIPTFNSEHYFSLLTAHPLVGIFGSSYSIVFGAFLFLVPFFMKKPLWSIKMGNWTFILVAGGTFVFWFSDFLTHFAPLYTLYWPLPADFTQFNPLSGSFFILGIAIVMVGTLLFVFNIFKTITYTPEGYEKVPGCAMLASATGFSWKESIFRRKSKRRENLVSLPVAAVARGTVDTLLNALIITFTGVLILVYMIAAVMGFNLEHSAIDALLYKNWFWWGLDLIADGLVLIFVAGTWYILATMISGKELYMARIARLALWVELVVSWTVWSHHLLSDQAQPGYLKVVSGELVTAFELITQGLAFFITLITLWSARPLKMTNPLKFLLGGLLGFGLAVPAGIIQADIGLNRILHNTQWIVGPHVHVAILVGLTMTLYSAIYLLLPILTNGAKLYSQKLANFHFWAHLTGGIGMGAFMGMAGLKGMLRRTIYYEGEYRIYMILAGICGALLFLAFLAFLYNIIMTVGIKGVFGIFTPAESDTKELLPENK is encoded by the coding sequence ATGAATTTTAAAGATACTTTGTTAAACGGGAATGAAGGCCTGTTCAAACCTGCCAGCCTCACTCCGATGCAAAAGCTTGCACTCCGGTTTGTTGTCACAGGTATTCTCTTTTATGGCCTTACTGCCCTTGAAGGTATGATTATGAGGGTATACCAGGTAAAACCGATACCCACGTTCAACAGTGAACATTATTTTTCACTGCTGACGGCTCATCCTCTGGTCGGGATATTCGGATCATCCTATTCCATAGTTTTCGGGGCTTTCTTATTCCTTGTCCCGTTCTTTATGAAGAAACCTTTGTGGAGCATTAAAATGGGCAACTGGACTTTTATCCTGGTGGCCGGTGGAACCTTTGTTTTCTGGTTTTCTGATTTTCTAACCCATTTTGCCCCGTTGTACACTTTATATTGGCCATTACCCGCCGATTTTACCCAGTTCAACCCTTTAAGCGGATCCTTTTTTATTCTGGGAATTGCCATTGTAATGGTGGGAACCTTATTGTTCGTATTCAATATTTTTAAAACCATAACCTACACACCTGAAGGCTATGAAAAGGTTCCTGGTTGTGCCATGCTTGCATCGGCAACGGGTTTCTCATGGAAGGAAAGCATATTCAGAAGGAAAAGCAAAAGAAGGGAAAACCTGGTTTCACTACCGGTTGCCGCTGTAGCCAGGGGCACTGTGGATACCCTGCTGAATGCACTGATCATTACATTCACCGGCGTCCTGATCCTTGTTTACATGATTGCAGCGGTTATGGGATTTAATCTTGAACACAGCGCCATTGATGCCTTACTTTATAAGAACTGGTTCTGGTGGGGCCTGGACCTGATCGCTGACGGGTTGGTTCTGATTTTTGTTGCCGGTACCTGGTATATCCTTGCCACAATGATTTCGGGCAAAGAACTCTATATGGCAAGAATTGCAAGGCTGGCTTTATGGGTAGAGCTGGTAGTTTCATGGACCGTGTGGTCGCATCATTTGCTTTCGGACCAGGCGCAGCCCGGTTATCTGAAAGTGGTATCCGGTGAACTGGTTACCGCATTTGAATTAATCACACAAGGATTGGCTTTCTTTATCACATTAATCACACTCTGGAGCGCGAGACCGTTAAAAATGACAAATCCCCTGAAATTCTTACTTGGAGGATTACTCGGATTCGGACTGGCTGTTCCTGCAGGCATCATACAGGCAGATATCGGGCTGAACCGCATCCTGCACAATACACAATGGATTGTCGGGCCCCATGTTCATGTTGCTATACTGGTCGGCTTGACAATGACCCTGTATTCGGCAATCTATTTACTCCTTCCTATACTTACCAATGGCGCTAAACTTTACAGCCAGAAGCTTGCCAATTTCCATTTCTGGGCCCATCTGACCGGCGGTATCGGAATGGGGGCTTTTATGGGAATGGCCGGTTTAAAGGGAATGTTGCGCAGGACCATTTATTATGAAGGGGAATACAGGATATACATGATCCTTGCCGGAATTTGCGGAGCTTTGCTTTTCCTGGCGTTTTTAGCTTTCCTGTATAACATCATCATGACCGTAGGTATTAAAGGTGTGTTTGGTATTTTCACACCCGCAGAATCAGACACAAAAGAACTTTTACCGGAAAATAAGTAA
- a CDS encoding alpha/beta hydrolase produces MSVDIAKNVGPSGINMAYERFGDLSATPVFLIMGGGAQMITWPDEFCRQLANHGLQVIRFDNRDAGLSTHFNNAPVPDFAATMRGDFSTVSYSLSDMAADTIGLIRALGFDSVHLVGASMGGMIAQTVAIEYPQRVKSLTSMMSTTGASGVGQTDFATLSSVGTPPDPNNREEYIEWQIKGVKAVGSPVYPFDEEGARERFNIAWERDHDPLGMLRQAVSVIKTGDRTERLRKLKVPTLVIHGKADKMIHVSGGIATAEAIPGARLELFEGMGHGFPRELWSHFTDLIADHVNNAATKTAE; encoded by the coding sequence ATGAGCGTTGATATAGCAAAGAATGTAGGTCCTTCGGGGATAAATATGGCATATGAGCGATTTGGTGATCTGTCTGCAACTCCTGTATTCCTTATTATGGGTGGGGGGGCCCAAATGATCACCTGGCCTGATGAATTCTGCAGGCAACTGGCAAACCATGGTTTGCAGGTAATCCGTTTCGATAATCGCGATGCAGGGTTGTCAACCCACTTCAATAATGCTCCGGTACCCGATTTTGCTGCAACGATGCGGGGTGATTTTTCAACTGTTTCATACAGTCTTTCTGATATGGCAGCGGATACTATTGGCCTTATACGAGCTCTCGGGTTTGATAGTGTTCACCTTGTGGGGGCATCCATGGGCGGAATGATCGCACAAACAGTGGCCATTGAATATCCGCAACGTGTAAAATCGCTTACCTCCATGATGTCCACAACAGGAGCCTCCGGTGTGGGCCAGACCGATTTTGCCACCTTATCGTCTGTCGGTACTCCGCCCGATCCCAATAACAGGGAAGAATATATTGAATGGCAGATAAAAGGAGTTAAAGCGGTAGGTTCACCTGTTTATCCTTTTGATGAAGAAGGAGCCCGTGAACGTTTTAACATTGCCTGGGAGAGGGATCATGATCCTTTGGGTATGCTTAGGCAGGCCGTGTCGGTTATAAAAACAGGAGACCGCACAGAACGGCTTCGGAAGTTAAAGGTTCCAACCCTTGTTATTCATGGCAAAGCCGACAAAATGATTCATGTAAGCGGTGGAATAGCGACCGCTGAAGCTATTCCCGGCGCCAGGCTTGAACTTTTTGAAGGTATGGGACATGGATTTCCCCGGGAACTTTGGTCTCACTTCACAGATCTCATTGCTGATCATGTGAATAATGCAGCAACAAAAACCGCAGAGTGA
- a CDS encoding zinc ribbon domain-containing protein, which produces MDKLYCNKCGAENKANARYCFQCGYELPKTEPLKEESGMIENKQRSFKNKKILGGALGVVLAVVSSFAVQQIFFRVPSYDKIMMKEASELNKSCPVMVDKITRLDNALALPNKTFQYNYTLIGIDKSQLSVDTLKKYLVPQILNNVRTSPDMKKQRENKVSLVYYYKDEKGQFIYKYVVTPDMYK; this is translated from the coding sequence ATGGATAAATTGTATTGCAATAAATGCGGGGCTGAAAACAAAGCCAATGCGAGATACTGTTTTCAGTGTGGTTATGAACTTCCCAAAACAGAGCCGTTAAAAGAAGAATCCGGTATGATTGAGAATAAACAGCGTTCATTTAAAAACAAAAAAATACTGGGCGGTGCGCTTGGTGTTGTTCTGGCGGTTGTATCCTCTTTTGCAGTACAACAGATATTTTTCAGGGTTCCCTCATACGATAAAATAATGATGAAGGAGGCCAGCGAATTGAACAAATCATGTCCGGTAATGGTGGACAAGATCACCCGCCTTGATAATGCATTAGCCTTACCCAACAAGACGTTTCAGTACAATTATACGTTAATCGGAATTGATAAATCGCAGCTCAGTGTTGACACCCTTAAGAAATATCTTGTGCCGCAAATTCTGAATAATGTGAGAACCAGCCCGGATATGAAAAAACAACGGGAAAATAAAGTTTCACTTGTCTATTATTATAAGGACGAAAAAGGGCAGTTTATTTACAAATATGTTGTAACGCCGGATATGTATAAGTAG
- a CDS encoding carboxypeptidase-like regulatory domain-containing protein, which translates to MNQYFFICLILVVFWCNRLNAQTSDYIEGKVINGYTSEPIPFACILLIKNKLGIYANAEGDFRISQKTQLRSDSLLLTCIGYKSLSISLASLNVNEVNIIPLIPLAHIFDDVTVVAHSKILGSTTIISRAIKNIRKNFPETSYSYISYYRDYQKSEKEYFNLNEAIVQTLDNGFKTSSKANMYRLLDYKKNTNLTRLNISPYYDTIGQFNKTIPKARLGDQYGNELFVLMVHDAIRNYNARSFSFINIFSKDFLDNHDFSKPELTFSNDVKLYKIQFTAKHFILGDSLSANGTIFIQPSDYSIHKLEYACQYLKPPKVKKDIFHITIEYGYESAINKIMHLKYISFNNSFSITDQDDTTYFRIKDSKWNSQSVSSVIILTFNKLIDSKTALNKDNYTILTGNKKAEIKNIVVNRAMLFITLKGSNLKLSSASITLKNLKDINGNILNKKKEIEFNQFRELFVQEYNRKLAFRDSCFMEQLPIEDNCISHESVPGKYWMNTPKYFTIK; encoded by the coding sequence ATGAATCAGTATTTTTTTATTTGTTTGATCCTTGTTGTTTTTTGGTGTAACCGGTTAAATGCTCAGACATCTGATTATATTGAAGGGAAAGTTATTAACGGATACACCTCAGAGCCAATTCCCTTTGCATGCATTCTTTTGATAAAAAACAAATTGGGAATATACGCCAATGCAGAGGGTGACTTCAGAATATCACAAAAAACACAGCTCCGGTCCGATAGCCTTCTCTTGACATGTATAGGATATAAAAGCCTGTCGATCTCATTGGCCTCATTAAATGTAAATGAGGTAAATATCATTCCTTTAATTCCATTGGCTCATATTTTTGATGATGTAACGGTTGTTGCACACAGCAAAATTCTTGGTTCAACAACAATCATAAGCAGGGCGATCAAAAATATAAGAAAGAATTTTCCAGAAACTTCTTATTCATATATTTCTTATTACAGAGATTATCAGAAAAGCGAAAAGGAATATTTCAATCTTAATGAAGCCATAGTTCAAACATTGGATAATGGTTTTAAAACAAGTTCAAAAGCGAATATGTATCGTTTATTGGATTATAAAAAAAATACCAATTTAACACGGTTGAATATATCTCCTTATTATGATACAATAGGACAGTTCAATAAAACTATTCCAAAGGCAAGACTAGGTGATCAATATGGAAATGAATTATTTGTTCTAATGGTTCATGATGCGATACGAAATTATAATGCAAGATCATTTTCTTTTATAAACATTTTTTCAAAGGATTTTCTGGATAATCATGATTTCTCAAAACCCGAACTAACCTTTAGTAATGATGTTAAACTATACAAAATACAATTTACGGCAAAGCATTTCATTTTAGGTGATTCTTTAAGTGCTAATGGTACAATTTTTATCCAACCAAGCGATTACTCAATTCATAAACTTGAATACGCATGCCAGTATCTTAAGCCCCCAAAAGTGAAAAAGGACATTTTTCATATTACAATTGAATATGGATATGAAAGCGCTATAAATAAAATAATGCATTTGAAATATATCTCCTTTAATAATTCTTTTTCAATTACCGATCAGGATGATACAACGTATTTCAGAATTAAGGATTCAAAATGGAATAGTCAGTCTGTTTCATCAGTAATAATCCTGACTTTTAATAAACTGATCGATTCAAAGACAGCATTAAATAAAGATAATTATACAATTCTAACCGGAAATAAGAAAGCCGAAATAAAAAATATAGTGGTCAATAGGGCAATGCTTTTCATTACTTTAAAAGGAAGCAACCTGAAGTTGAGTTCTGCTTCAATAACTTTAAAAAATCTGAAGGATATAAACGGTAATATTCTTAATAAAAAGAAAGAAATTGAGTTTAATCAGTTCAGAGAATTGTTTGTACAGGAATATAACCGAAAATTAGCTTTCAGAGATAGCTGTTTCATGGAGCAGTTACCTATTGAAGATAACTGCATATCCCATGAAAGCGTTCCTGGTAAGTATTGGATGAATACTCCAAAATACTTCACAATAAAATAG